Proteins encoded in a region of the Magallana gigas chromosome 8, xbMagGiga1.1, whole genome shotgun sequence genome:
- the LOC105338719 gene encoding uncharacterized protein: MLPLYLCIVLAIGASIQAQKQMECLDIFGQNTCPVGYQCHMGQCEPDFGERWCSRMMPCGPNHECIEGSCVPLPDPGCKTNRECKLNERCTFGICLSNDVAVCRFPHRRVVSFVE; encoded by the exons ATGCTGCCCCTTTATCTGTGTATCGTTTTGGCGATAGGAGCAAGTATCCAGGCACAAAAACAAATGGAATGTTTGGAC ATTTTTGGCCAGAATACCTGCCCCGTCGGTTATCAATGTCATATGGGACAATGTGAACctgattttg gTGAGCGGTGGTGCTCCAGG ATGATGCCATGTGGACCGAATCACGAATGCATTGAAGGATCGTGTGTTCCACTTCCAG ATCCAGGGTGTAAAACA AATCGTGAGTGTAAATTGAATGAGCGATGTACATTTGGAATATGTTTATCCAACGATG ttgCTGTTTGCCGTTTTCCTCATCGTCGTGTTGTAAGTTTTGTGGAATAA